One window of the Buchnera aphidicola (Shivaphis celti) genome contains the following:
- the carB gene encoding carbamoyl-phosphate synthase large subunit, whose protein sequence is MPKRTDIKSILIIGAGPIIIGQACEFDYSGTQACKALKEEGYRIILINSNPATIMTDPEIADATYIEPINWKTIKKIIQQEKPDAILPTMGGQVALNCTLQLHKKNILSDYNVKIIGASIQAIKKAENRNLFKKAIEKIGLKTAKCEIVHNMEEANKVSELIGFPCIIRPSFTMGGTGGGIAYNYEEYKSICEKGLNLSPTKELLIDESLLGWKEYEMEVVRDSNNNCIIVCSIENIDPMGIHTGDSITVAPAQTLTDKEYQLMRNASIKILQEIGVETGGSNVQFAINPQNGRMLVIEMNPRVSRSSALASKATGFPIAKIAAKLAVGYTLNELKNDITYSNIPSSFEPTIDYVVTKIPRFNFEKFIGCNDRLTTQMKSVGEVMAIGRTFQESIQKAIQGLEIEFSGFDSQINNRDKKTEKKITYELKNPGSGRLWYIADAFRMGFTIKKIYKLTSIDTWFLTEIKDIIDHEEIIKTKNFYEINYNFLKKIKSKGFSDLRIAKLMHMNEKDIRTMRYNLNLHPVYKRIDTCAAEFHTETAYMYSTWEEECESNIHDTNKKIIILGSGPNRIGQGIEFDYCCVHAAQSLKEEGYETIMINCNPETVSTDYDISDRLYFEPITLENILEVVRIEKPTGLLIQYGGQTPLKLAKKLKNFNIPIIGTQPDQIDIAEDRNKFQKIVSKLNLQQPKNATIHSIQEGIEQAKLINYPIMVRPSYVLGGKFMRIVYNEIELKKYFIEILKPNKNNPILLDQYLENAIEIDVDIICDKKDILIGGIMEHIEQAGIHSGDSCCSLPTYTLDKKTKQKIKQQVTKLAFALSVQGLMNVQIAIQKNIIYILEVNPRASRSIPFVSKATGFPLAKIAAKVMIGKTLEKQGYKNKKINLSHFSVKESVLPFNKFIGVDPILGPEMRSTGEVMGIGKTFHQAFSKAMLGANTNIKKIKRVLLKLKKTEEKHIINLSILLIKIGFKIDTTEFINCILKKSGIQSRIVNKINEGRPNIQDHIKNGEYSYIIDTTPTNQKNKYISHIRSLALEYHIHCDTTINAAFATIMSLHNNNNNIKIFKLQNINKKI, encoded by the coding sequence ATGCCAAAACGTACTGATATTAAGTCTATTTTGATTATTGGAGCAGGACCTATTATTATAGGACAAGCATGTGAATTTGATTATTCAGGAACGCAAGCATGTAAAGCATTAAAAGAAGAAGGATACAGAATTATTTTAATTAATTCAAATCCAGCAACTATTATGACAGATCCTGAAATTGCAGATGCTACATATATTGAACCAATTAATTGGAAAACTATAAAAAAAATTATCCAACAAGAAAAACCAGATGCTATATTACCAACTATGGGAGGACAAGTTGCATTAAACTGTACATTACAATTACATAAAAAAAATATTTTATCAGACTATAATGTAAAAATTATTGGAGCAAGTATTCAAGCAATAAAAAAAGCAGAAAATAGAAATCTATTTAAAAAAGCAATAGAAAAAATTGGATTAAAAACTGCAAAATGTGAAATTGTACATAATATGGAAGAAGCGAATAAGGTATCAGAATTAATTGGTTTTCCTTGTATTATTCGTCCTTCTTTTACTATGGGTGGAACAGGAGGAGGTATTGCATATAATTACGAAGAATACAAAAGTATTTGTGAAAAAGGATTGAACTTATCTCCGACAAAAGAATTATTAATTGATGAATCTCTCTTAGGTTGGAAAGAGTATGAAATGGAAGTAGTTCGCGACAGTAATAATAATTGCATTATAGTATGCAGTATAGAAAATATTGATCCTATGGGAATACATACCGGAGATTCTATTACTGTAGCTCCTGCTCAGACTCTAACTGATAAAGAATATCAATTAATGCGTAATGCATCTATTAAAATCTTACAAGAAATTGGAGTAGAAACAGGTGGTTCAAATGTACAATTTGCAATCAATCCACAAAATGGTCGTATGTTAGTAATCGAAATGAATCCTAGAGTTTCTCGTTCTTCCGCATTAGCTTCAAAAGCAACAGGATTTCCAATCGCAAAAATAGCTGCAAAATTAGCAGTAGGATATACTTTAAATGAATTAAAAAATGATATTACTTATTCTAATATTCCATCCTCTTTTGAGCCTACAATTGATTATGTTGTTACTAAAATACCCCGATTTAATTTTGAAAAATTTATAGGCTGTAATGATAGATTAACAACACAAATGAAATCTGTTGGTGAAGTTATGGCTATTGGCAGAACATTTCAAGAATCTATTCAAAAAGCTATACAGGGGTTAGAAATTGAATTTAGTGGATTTGATTCACAAATTAATAATCGAGATAAAAAAACAGAAAAAAAAATTACATATGAACTTAAAAATCCAGGATCTGGAAGATTATGGTATATTGCGGATGCATTTAGAATGGGTTTTACTATTAAAAAAATATATAAATTAACTTCTATTGATACTTGGTTTTTAACAGAAATAAAAGATATTATTGATCATGAAGAAATTATTAAAACAAAAAATTTTTATGAAATTAATTATAATTTTTTAAAAAAAATTAAAAGTAAAGGTTTTTCAGATTTAAGAATTGCAAAATTGATGCACATGAATGAAAAAGATATTCGAACTATGCGTTATAATTTAAATTTACATCCTGTATATAAAAGAATTGATACTTGCGCGGCAGAATTTCATACTGAAACAGCCTATATGTATTCAACATGGGAAGAAGAGTGTGAATCTAATATTCATGATACAAACAAAAAAATTATTATTCTAGGAAGTGGACCAAATCGAATAGGACAGGGAATAGAATTTGACTATTGTTGCGTACATGCTGCACAGTCGTTGAAAGAAGAAGGTTATGAAACTATTATGATAAATTGTAATCCTGAAACTGTTTCTACAGATTACGATATTTCTGATAGATTATATTTTGAACCAATTACTTTAGAAAATATATTAGAGGTCGTTCGTATAGAAAAACCAACAGGTTTATTAATTCAATACGGAGGACAAACACCACTAAAATTAGCAAAAAAATTAAAAAATTTTAATATACCAATTATTGGAACACAACCAGATCAAATCGATATCGCAGAAGATAGAAATAAATTTCAAAAAATTGTATCGAAATTAAATTTACAACAACCAAAAAATGCAACTATACATAGTATACAAGAAGGAATAGAACAGGCTAAATTAATAAATTATCCTATTATGGTTAGACCATCCTATGTACTAGGAGGTAAATTTATGAGAATAGTATACAATGAAATAGAATTAAAAAAATATTTCATTGAAATATTAAAACCAAATAAAAATAATCCTATATTACTAGATCAATATTTAGAAAATGCTATTGAAATTGATGTTGATATTATTTGTGACAAAAAAGATATATTAATTGGAGGTATTATGGAACATATTGAACAAGCTGGAATACATTCCGGAGATTCTTGTTGTTCTCTCCCAACATATACATTAGATAAAAAAACCAAACAAAAAATTAAGCAACAAGTAACCAAACTAGCTTTTGCATTATCAGTACAGGGATTAATGAATGTACAAATCGCTATTCAAAAAAATATAATATACATACTAGAAGTCAATCCTCGAGCATCAAGATCTATACCTTTTGTGTCCAAAGCAACAGGATTCCCATTAGCAAAAATAGCAGCAAAAGTTATGATTGGAAAAACACTAGAGAAGCAAGGATACAAAAACAAAAAAATTAATTTATCACATTTTTCTGTAAAAGAATCTGTTCTTCCATTTAATAAATTTATTGGAGTAGATCCTATATTAGGACCAGAAATGCGATCCACCGGAGAAGTTATGGGAATCGGGAAAACATTTCACCAAGCTTTTTCTAAAGCAATGTTAGGAGCAAATACAAATATAAAAAAAATTAAACGTGTACTATTAAAATTAAAAAAAACAGAAGAAAAACATATAATTAATTTATCAATATTATTAATTAAAATAGGATTTAAAATTGATACAACAGAATTTATTAATTGTATTTTAAAAAAATCAGGTATACAATCCAGAATTGTCAACAAAATAAATGAAGGAAGGCCAAATATTCAAGATCATATAAAAAATGGGGAATATTCTTATATTATCGATACCACTCCTACAAATCAAAAAAACAAATATATTTCACATATTAGATCACTTGCTTTAGAATATCATATACATTGCGATACTACAATTAATGCAGCATTTGCAACAATCATGTCACTACATAATAACAATAATAATATAAAAATTTTTAAATTACAAAATATTAATAAAAAAATTTAA
- the carA gene encoding glutamine-hydrolyzing carbamoyl-phosphate synthase small subunit — protein sequence MSKSAFLILEDGTVFQGIKIGIQGIAIGEIVFNTAMTGYQEILTDPSYNNQIITFTYPHIGNTGINEIDIESNQIQAKGIIVKSLSRTHSNYRSKMSLSNYLKRNRIVGIENIDTRKLTKIIRNKGTQYGCILSDTNHDIDSINEYIKYKINKKKNHILYNTSTKNTYHWTEGKKKNIHNKKKQKLLFHVIVYDFGVKKNILRMLVDYGCSVTVVPENTSAEYIISLKPDGILLSNGPGDPRSYLQAIENIKKLFITEIPIFGICLGHQLLALANNLKIIKMKFGHHGSNHPVQNLKDKKVMITTQNHNFTIDKDFLPTHVTITHKSLFDKTIQGVKYINKKIFGFQGHPEASPGPEDTEILFGEFIKNIKKFKKN from the coding sequence TTGAGTAAATCAGCATTTCTAATATTAGAAGATGGCACTGTATTTCAAGGAATAAAAATTGGAATACAGGGTATTGCTATTGGTGAAATTGTATTCAATACAGCAATGACTGGATACCAAGAAATATTGACAGATCCTTCATATAACAATCAAATTATTACATTTACATACCCACATATTGGAAATACTGGTATAAATGAAATAGATATTGAATCTAACCAAATTCAAGCAAAGGGAATAATTGTTAAAAGTTTATCTCGCACACATAGTAATTATAGAAGTAAAATGAGTTTATCAAACTACTTAAAAAGAAACAGAATTGTAGGAATTGAAAATATTGATACAAGAAAATTAACTAAAATTATCAGAAACAAAGGAACACAGTACGGTTGTATATTGAGTGATACAAATCATGATATTGATTCAATAAATGAATATATAAAATATAAAATTAATAAAAAAAAAAATCATATTCTTTATAACACAAGTACAAAAAATACTTATCATTGGACAGAAGGAAAAAAAAAAAATATCCATAATAAAAAAAAACAAAAATTATTATTTCACGTGATAGTATATGATTTTGGGGTAAAAAAAAATATATTACGAATGCTCGTGGACTACGGTTGCTCCGTTACTGTTGTTCCTGAAAATACATCTGCAGAATATATTATATCTTTAAAACCAGATGGAATATTATTATCAAATGGTCCAGGAGATCCTAGATCATATCTTCAAGCAATCGAAAACATTAAAAAACTATTTATAACTGAAATACCAATATTCGGAATTTGTTTAGGACATCAATTATTAGCTTTAGCAAATAATTTAAAAATTATTAAAATGAAGTTTGGTCATCATGGAAGTAATCATCCTGTTCAAAACTTAAAAGATAAAAAAGTAATGATTACAACACAAAATCATAATTTTACTATTGATAAAGATTTTTTACCAACACACGTAACTATAACACATAAATCTTTATTTGACAAAACGATACAGGGAGTAAAATATATTAATAAAAAAATTTTCGGATTTCAAGGGCATCCGGAGGCAAGTCCTGGACCAGAAGATACAGAAATACTATTTGGTGAATTTATAAAAAATATAAAAAAATTTAAAAAAAATTAA
- the dapB gene encoding 4-hydroxy-tetrahydrodipicolinate reductase, with protein MKNITKIAISGAYGRMGSSLVKTIQKYQEALLTCAFVKEKKKIHLQNVKVIESKKIVEKIDTFDVLIDFSTPQNTLNNLNICKKYNKNIVIGTTGFNEIEIKKIKKYSNDIGIIISANFSVGINLLFKLIQDTAKILDQTYDVEILESHHRNKIDSPSGTALQIGDIIAKNKQWDLEKCSIYRKKEITNIRKNNKIGFAIIRGGDTIGEHQVMFLGNGEKITLSHHANNRNTFSKGAIDAAIWIKNKKSGLFNMNHVLNI; from the coding sequence ATGAAAAATATTACGAAAATTGCAATTTCAGGAGCATACGGAAGAATGGGCTCTAGTCTTGTAAAGACAATTCAAAAATACCAAGAAGCATTATTAACATGCGCATTCGTAAAAGAAAAAAAAAAAATTCATTTACAAAATGTAAAAGTAATAGAAAGCAAAAAAATAGTAGAAAAAATCGATACATTTGATGTACTCATTGATTTCAGTACACCACAAAATACGTTAAATAATTTAAATATTTGCAAAAAATATAATAAAAATATAGTTATTGGAACAACTGGTTTTAATGAGATAGAAATTAAAAAAATAAAAAAATACTCAAATGATATTGGTATTATAATTTCAGCAAATTTTAGTGTTGGAATCAATTTACTTTTTAAACTAATCCAAGATACTGCAAAAATTCTTGACCAAACATATGACGTTGAAATTTTAGAATCACACCATAGAAATAAAATTGATTCTCCATCAGGAACTGCACTACAAATTGGAGATATTATTGCAAAAAATAAGCAATGGGATTTAGAAAAATGCAGCATATACCGAAAAAAAGAGATTACTAATATCAGAAAAAACAATAAAATTGGATTTGCAATTATCCGTGGAGGAGATACCATTGGTGAACATCAAGTAATGTTTTTAGGAAATGGAGAAAAAATAACATTATCACATCATGCAAATAATAGAAATACATTTTCAAAAGGTGCAATTGATGCAGCAATATGGATAAAAAATAAAAAATCCGGTTTATTTAACATGAATCATGTTTTAAATATATAA
- the lspA gene encoding signal peptidase II — protein sequence MKIFIQKEKIVNLYKNFYIIFVIFLIDYISKLFIIMNFKENEYKKIFYILNILYVRNYGIAFNFLTQYKKNDFIFLNFFIISFLIIQMLQKNEKIYQIIIGGSISNIFDKLYYGFVVDFIDINNNHLHYIIFNFADIMILFGIVIKLYQLNKMNK from the coding sequence ATGAAAATATTCATTCAAAAGGAGAAAATCGTCAATTTGTATAAAAATTTTTACATAATTTTTGTAATATTTTTAATAGATTATATAAGTAAACTATTCATAATAATGAACTTCAAGGAAAATGAATACAAAAAAATATTTTATATATTAAATATATTATATGTAAGAAATTACGGAATAGCATTTAATTTTTTAACACAATACAAAAAAAATGACTTTATTTTTTTAAATTTTTTTATAATATCTTTTTTAATAATTCAAATGCTTCAAAAAAATGAAAAAATATATCAAATCATTATTGGAGGATCGATAAGTAATATATTTGATAAACTATATTATGGATTTGTAGTCGATTTTATAGATATTAATAATAATCATTTACACTACATAATTTTTAACTTTGCAGATATCATGATTCTATTCGGTATAGTTATCAAACTATATCAATTAAATAAAATGAATAAATAA
- the ileS gene encoding isoleucine--tRNA ligase, whose protein sequence is MESYKNTLNLPKTKFPMKGNLKTKEPEILKKWKQENIYHHIQNFQKNKEIFLLHDGPPYANGNIHIGHAVNKIIKDMIIKSKTLSGFNTPYIPIWDCHGLPIEHQIEKKIKHSNCEITKQDFRKKCYQYANQQIAKQKADFIRLGVFGDWENYQSTMNKLLESNVIRILGQIIKKKYLYQGLKPVHWCIKCQSALAEAEVEYIKTKDHSIIVMFKIIDINHFKKIFTLHTVHNQAYIIVWTTTPWTLPANRAVALHPEIEYNLIQLDQYSILVAKNLTSEIMKKINIPKWTIIQTKKGKTLENIQLQHPFLHFNVPIILSTHVTNKTGTGAVHIAPDYGEEDYLVSQKYHIKLTKMINDKGIYQDNIHPTINKKNIFKSNKNIIHILEKKKLLLDNDLFEHEYPHCWRHKYPIIYRTTKQWFIKINNTKIKKDAIQSIQKVKWTPKWGYQRMYDMLKERPDWCISRQRIWGIPITIFIHKKTKKMHPKTIEIIEKIAKIFEKQGSEIWWNIDKKKLLGQDHQEYKKSTDVLDVWFESGCIHNIKLYKNKFLKKNSNMYAEGIDQYRGWFMSSLIISTIINQKAPYQEILTHSFVIDNSGKKMSKSLGNTITPNEIIKIYGADILRLWVASTNYTTDIIVSSETFKQISEQYRRIRNTSRFLLSNIYDFDNRINKINFENMILLDKWIIEQTNILHEKIILLYKKYKFYKIIKKIITFCSIQLGSYYLDIVKDRQYTNKKNSIARRSGQTAMYYIIKLLLQWITPILPFTAYEIFNYVPNTNKQSIFSTTWKEIKYFYSTDEIIKSQDWEKLFLIKSEVNKIIEYQKKEKKIHNSLEMKIIFYAKNTIYKILMILKKELKFIFLVSEIKIKKYEKSPMNTDKSKNIKELKILIQKYIGVKCPRCWNYFNQVKTYNTDKNICDRCNENIHSKGENRQFV, encoded by the coding sequence ATGGAATCCTATAAAAATACCTTAAATTTACCTAAAACAAAATTTCCTATGAAAGGAAATTTAAAAACAAAAGAACCAGAAATTTTAAAAAAATGGAAACAAGAAAACATATATCATCATATCCAAAATTTTCAAAAAAATAAAGAAATATTTTTACTACATGATGGACCTCCATATGCTAATGGAAATATTCATATCGGACATGCTGTTAACAAAATAATTAAAGATATGATAATTAAATCAAAAACATTATCTGGATTTAATACACCATATATTCCAATATGGGATTGTCATGGATTACCCATTGAACACCAAATTGAAAAAAAAATCAAACATTCCAATTGTGAAATTACAAAACAAGATTTTCGAAAAAAATGCTATCAATATGCTAATCAACAAATTGCAAAACAAAAAGCAGACTTCATAAGATTGGGAGTATTTGGAGATTGGGAAAATTATCAATCAACAATGAATAAATTATTAGAATCCAATGTAATTCGAATATTAGGTCAAATCATTAAAAAAAAATATCTATATCAAGGGTTAAAACCTGTACACTGGTGTATAAAATGTCAATCAGCTTTAGCAGAAGCGGAAGTAGAATACATTAAAACTAAAGACCATTCAATTATTGTAATGTTTAAAATTATTGATATTAATCATTTTAAAAAAATATTTACGTTACATACTGTCCATAATCAAGCTTATATTATTGTCTGGACTACTACTCCATGGACTTTACCTGCAAATCGTGCCGTCGCTCTACATCCTGAAATAGAATATAATTTAATACAACTAGATCAATATTCCATTTTAGTTGCAAAAAATCTAACATCAGAAATTATGAAAAAAATAAATATTCCAAAATGGACAATTATTCAAACAAAAAAAGGAAAAACTCTCGAAAATATTCAACTTCAACATCCATTCCTTCATTTTAATGTTCCTATTATTTTATCTACCCATGTAACAAACAAAACAGGAACAGGTGCCGTACATATTGCACCAGATTACGGCGAAGAAGATTACTTAGTTAGTCAAAAATATCATATCAAATTAACAAAAATGATTAATGATAAAGGAATATATCAAGATAATATACATCCAACAATCAATAAAAAAAATATCTTTAAAAGTAATAAAAATATTATTCATATACTCGAAAAAAAAAAATTATTATTAGATAATGATTTATTTGAACACGAATATCCTCATTGTTGGAGACATAAATATCCTATAATATACCGAACAACAAAACAATGGTTTATTAAGATTAACAATACAAAAATAAAAAAAGATGCTATACAATCCATTCAAAAAGTAAAATGGACTCCAAAATGGGGTTATCAAAGAATGTATGACATGTTAAAAGAGAGACCGGATTGGTGTATTTCGAGACAAAGAATATGGGGTATACCTATAACAATATTCATACATAAAAAAACAAAGAAAATGCATCCAAAAACCATTGAAATTATTGAAAAAATAGCAAAAATATTTGAAAAACAAGGATCTGAAATATGGTGGAATATTGATAAAAAAAAATTATTAGGTCAAGACCATCAAGAATATAAAAAATCTACAGATGTATTAGATGTATGGTTTGAGTCAGGATGTATACATAATATAAAATTATATAAAAATAAATTTTTAAAAAAAAATAGTAATATGTATGCAGAAGGAATAGATCAATATAGAGGATGGTTTATGTCCTCATTAATTATTTCTACTATTATTAATCAAAAAGCACCATATCAAGAAATTTTAACACATAGCTTTGTAATAGATAATTCAGGAAAAAAAATGTCTAAATCGTTAGGAAATACTATTACTCCAAATGAAATTATCAAAATATATGGAGCTGATATATTGAGGTTGTGGGTAGCATCTACTAATTACACTACTGATATTATAGTTTCTTCTGAAACATTTAAACAAATTTCAGAACAATATCGAAGAATTCGTAATACTAGTAGATTTCTATTAAGTAATATTTACGATTTTGACAATCGCATTAATAAAATAAATTTTGAAAATATGATTTTATTAGATAAATGGATAATTGAACAAACAAATATTTTACATGAAAAAATAATTTTACTATATAAAAAATATAAGTTTTACAAAATAATAAAAAAAATAATTACATTTTGTTCAATACAGTTAGGATCATATTATCTTGATATTGTGAAAGATAGACAATATACAAACAAAAAAAATAGTATTGCGAGACGAAGTGGGCAAACTGCCATGTATTATATTATCAAATTACTATTGCAATGGATTACTCCCATTTTACCATTTACAGCATATGAAATTTTCAACTATGTTCCAAATACAAACAAACAATCTATTTTTTCTACAACATGGAAAGAAATAAAATATTTTTATTCTACCGATGAAATTATTAAAAGTCAAGATTGGGAGAAGTTATTTCTAATTAAATCAGAAGTTAATAAAATCATAGAGTATCAAAAGAAAGAAAAAAAAATACATAACTCATTAGAAATGAAAATCATATTTTATGCAAAAAATACTATATATAAAATACTAATGATACTTAAAAAAGAATTGAAATTTATATTCCTGGTATCTGAAATTAAAATCAAAAAATATGAAAAATCTCCAATGAACACTGATAAAAGTAAAAATATAAAAGAACTAAAAATATTAATACAAAAATATATAGGCGTCAAATGTCCAAGATGTTGGAATTATTTCAACCAAGTAAAAACTTACAATACAGATAAAAATATCTGTGATCGATGCAATGAAAATATTCATTCAAAAGGAGAAAATCGTCAATTTGTATAA
- the rpsT gene encoding 30S ribosomal protein S20 codes for MSNIKSAKKQSIKSKKLKKNNSICKTILKTLIKKMSYSIINKDKLLALQIWPILQSKLDRFSRKRIIHRNKAARYKSRFFLRLKSL; via the coding sequence TTGTCTAATATTAAATCAGCAAAAAAGCAATCTATAAAATCCAAAAAGTTAAAAAAAAATAATTCTATTTGTAAAACAATTTTAAAAACATTAATTAAAAAAATGTCTTATTCAATAATTAATAAAGATAAATTACTTGCTTTACAAATTTGGCCAATATTACAATCTAAATTGGATAGATTTTCTCGTAAAAGAATTATTCATCGTAATAAAGCAGCTCGATATAAATCAAGATTTTTTTTACGTTTAAAATCTTTGTAA
- the dnaJ gene encoding molecular chaperone DnaJ, translating to MIKKDYYKILGITKSASHTEIKKSYKKLAMKYHPDRNQGDKNSEKKFKEIKEAYEILIDPKKRTMYDQHGHTAFEQGYSNHSSFDENFSTNSDFSDIFGDVFGDIFGSNSRKRRAQKGSDLQYDLELNLEEAVKGIKKKILIPTLKKCNSCHGSGTKNGENPEKCKMCKGNGQIHIRQGFFSVQQTCTHCHGSGEIISNPCISCNGSGRIKKTKKIIVTIPAGVDNKDKIKLNNEGEAGKNGAPSGDLYIQILVKKHQIFKRKGNDLYCEIPINFCMAALGGKIEVPTIDNKIKITIPPETQSGKLFRIRGRGVNSIRTYQTGDLLCKIIIETPINLNNTQKKILQDLEKSLNNNNKVQNNPKSKRFFDGIKKFFDDLTK from the coding sequence ATGATAAAAAAAGATTATTATAAAATTTTAGGTATTACAAAATCTGCAAGTCATACAGAAATAAAAAAATCATATAAAAAATTAGCTATGAAATACCATCCAGATCGAAATCAAGGAGATAAAAATTCTGAAAAAAAATTTAAAGAGATTAAAGAAGCATATGAAATATTAATTGATCCAAAAAAAAGAACAATGTATGACCAACATGGACACACAGCATTTGAACAAGGATACTCAAATCATTCTTCTTTTGATGAAAATTTTTCAACTAATTCTGACTTTAGCGATATTTTTGGAGATGTATTTGGAGATATTTTTGGAAGCAATAGTCGAAAAAGAAGAGCACAAAAAGGATCTGATTTACAATACGATTTGGAATTAAATTTAGAAGAAGCAGTCAAAGGAATAAAGAAAAAAATACTCATTCCTACCTTAAAAAAATGTAATTCTTGTCATGGTAGCGGAACAAAAAATGGAGAAAACCCAGAAAAATGTAAAATGTGTAAAGGAAACGGTCAAATACACATTAGACAAGGATTTTTTTCAGTACAACAAACTTGTACTCATTGTCATGGATCAGGAGAAATTATATCCAACCCATGCATATCATGCAATGGATCTGGAAGAATTAAAAAAACAAAAAAAATAATAGTCACAATACCTGCTGGAGTGGATAACAAAGATAAAATTAAATTAAACAATGAAGGAGAAGCCGGAAAAAATGGAGCTCCATCAGGAGACCTATACATACAAATTTTAGTTAAAAAACACCAAATTTTTAAAAGAAAAGGAAATGATTTATATTGTGAAATTCCAATCAATTTTTGTATGGCAGCGTTAGGAGGAAAAATAGAGGTCCCAACTATAGATAATAAAATAAAAATTACCATTCCACCTGAAACACAATCAGGTAAATTATTTCGTATTAGAGGCAGAGGGGTAAATTCTATTCGAACATATCAAACAGGAGATCTATTGTGTAAAATAATAATCGAAACACCAATTAATTTAAATAATACACAAAAGAAAATCTTACAAGATCTAGAAAAAAGTTTAAATAACAATAACAAAGTACAAAACAATCCAAAATCTAAAAGATTTTTCGACGGAATAAAAAAGTTTTTTGATGATTTAACAAAATAA